Within Anthonomus grandis grandis chromosome 19, icAntGran1.3, whole genome shotgun sequence, the genomic segment TCTTTTTCCTTAAAGAAGTCGTGCTCTGGATAAGTGCGAGCGATGTCCCTGCGAATCACTTTCTCGCAAGGGGATTTCGTCTGGAAAAATCCGGTTTATAACAGAAAGAGACTCATAAACTGCGACGCTCCTAACCTTAATGTATTCGGCGTAAAGTTTCTTGTCTCCTTCGGAGGCTCCGCACAAGAGCTGCCAGGCGATGGCCCTAAAATGGACCGGGACCCCTCTCCTCACATAATCCCTCACTTGCGAGTTGTTCTTCTTCCACTGCTCGGTCCAGTTGTTGACCAGATAGCCCCATTTGGCCCATAGCTCGTCTCCTTCGTCTGGACGGTCCGCAATGGAGCTAGTACCTGGAACAAAACCGTTTGTTGCATAGGAAAAtgagtttttcttttgtttaccAATATGCACGAAAAACACCGAGTTCCCTATAGAACGGGCTACAACTAGGtctcccattaaaaaaaaaaaaagaaaagttacgCAGTCGGGCCCAAAGCGACTAGCACTgcgagaaaataataatttatatttgaaatgaTGGTAATTGGTTCAATTATCAATTTCAGGTCGAACAAAAACCGCTATGTGTGATAAGGAAAAATTAGTTGTGCGGGTTGGGTTTTACGTTTCACCTGGGGCATACactgcttgcacaatttcgacaaTTAAGGTCAAGTTTCGGCACCTTTGGGGGTGAAAATGGGTGAGAGGTCGTGGTTTTTGAGGCTCCACGGCGTGTCACGTTTCCAGTACGTCCAGAATCGccataaaatgttatttttctgaTGTAGTTTTAATGCATACAGACAAGAGGCTTTATTCGATGACGATCGTCCGAAATACTGTGGCCTGAGGTGGATTTTAATGCCAAAAAGTGGGGTTTTTGATTTTCTATCGCATTTCACGTTTCCATTACGTCCAGGATCGCCTTGAAATATTAGTTTTCCGACGTAATTATGATCCTTACAGACGAGATATATCATTTAGTTAAGATCGCTCATGGCACTTTGGCTTGAGATAGATTTTTATGCCAACAAGTGAGTTTCTACCACATTCCACGTTTCAATCGccttcaaatattatttttccgaCCTAACTACAATCCTTACAGACGAAACACTTGTCTAGCGTTTTTACCCGTTCGTTAGTTCGTAGTGAATTAAATAATACTCGATTGCACAAAAATagtacattaatttatttacaaacttaCACTACGAAACACGATGACTTACCActaatagaaatatttattttcactttaacaatttatgtctgatttaaatctcgcgccaatattccgaacttgagcggcgacgcggctccttatatactcggctgaccataattccggaagattcgctgacgttcgagacgtcgtgcggtgtgccactTATTCTTACACTTCTTTATTATGACTGTTGCTCTCTCTGAGAATTTTAACAAATGCACGTTTGcatctaaattttaaaacaaatattgcaccgattttgatgaaatttttagtaaaacttTGAGCATATCTTTCCATTCAATTCCATATATGAATGGCCTTAGTagctcaaatagtttttgagcctggacgaattaaataattcttcttcttcaccttttttattttttttccttagttcATAATTAGATTACAAttaactttttccaggcagttgaaaatgtcaTTTCAAGCAATTTGAGATTGTGGAGGTCCATGAGATCGGAAGAACacagcttcaactgcctggactaattaaatCATCCTTCCTCTTCTCCTTTTCTATATTTCCTTCCAGATTGTAAGATTCTGGGcttagataataatttattacttccaggcagttgaaaatgcATACATTTCAGGCAATTTGAGATAGTTTTTGAGCTACATCTCCTTAAATAGactttttaagataattgaGACTTCTCTTGCTAGACACCTACCCAATTGCATCAACATCCTCGATTACACCATATgcaccattaaaaaaatcaccattttcACTGATTATCACCACTGGGACTGATAAGCGATATGTAGCAATGTCACAAATCAGCGGCACCGCGCACTCTCTGTACCTTATCGccgtttatttactaaattctAGATTACTCAGGTGTAATGTACATACACTTCACCAAATCAAAAACGCTGTAACACAGTAACCTTGCGAAATGTTTGGCTGACTGGCACatggaaaaataaaactacgtgcttataaatcaattaattttcattGGGGAATGATTGTTATTTTATAACCGTCGTTTAAAGGTGCTGCTGACGGGGGTCAAGGAGTTTTTCTCAGTGTGGGGGTCATGCAGCTGATATGAAAAATACTGATGCAAAACTCCTTCACAAACACAGTTTAATTCCGACTTCAATAAGTTACATAAATATGCTAGGGCTCGTATTTTGAAGGGTTTAGTTTCAATGTCTTTTAGGATCCAGTAGAAATAACATAGAATCTTGAATGGTTAACCTGTGGTTAATGAAGCAAAGAATttgggtattatttttgatatgcccacataaacagaaaaaatagcCACTGATTTGATGcacttaaaacatttaaataattaaagcgTCACTCACCAAGTGAAGTCaagtataattattttattctttcaatGTCAAATAAATGCACATGTACTCTTTTATCTACCGAATTTTAAAGTCTGGCAATTTTAACACCATAATACCAGACGGTCTAATATTTTTAGGGTTCCTCAACATGCAAGAgcagcttttcaaaaatcatttagttacaTTGCAGTTAAATTGTGGAacaatttcaaacaaaaaaaaatgcttatgcAGTCACAGTAAGatgcctaataaataaatatttattgagttGCATGTGAATTGGGACCTTTGGAATTGATCTCATACTCATATGGCACTTCCAATTGCACATCACTTGCGGATCGATTAGTCTAATTTCTTGTcgaattctttgctttaaatcatcaaaattatttggtctattcacaTCAACTTCAAATAGccttataagaaaaaatctagagGGGTTATATCAGGTGAACTTGATGGCCACTTAATCGGTGCTCCTCGTCCAATCCCTCTGTTAGGAAAAGTTGCATCAAGAAACTGTGAAAGGGCGATGGCAAAGAGGAGGTGCCTCGTTACTAGGTATGTTAGCCTCTTGTGGATCAGGGTGGATGAGTGCTAATGAGGATTTTCGGTTTGCCCAGTATCTGCAATTTTGCCTGTTAAAGGGTCCATTTAAAattccgtaaaaaataaattctcgaATGAAAGAACCTGCTCACAAAACTGCACTCGGCGGTCAAAATCGCCTTCTAACAATTCATGGGTCAGTTGTACTTTATAAGGATTTACACGAAGTATTTTTGCCACTGACCCTACTGATAAATTCCAATTCCTGGAAATTTTACTAATGGCAACATGGGGTTTATCCTCCTCCGTTTCTAATAGAACATTCAGCGTAGCACCTTCAGATACTTTTGGAGGTTTTCCTTTAGATAAATTTCATGTTccctaaattttaattcaattttgctAACGATGGATCTAGTAGTTGCAGGACGATCAGCATGAGTTGCATTAAATAGATTACAGACATCTTGTTGTGTACGCACCCAATCCAAAACCAATCATCGTTCGTTCTCAGATAGATGCATTTCATTAAAAAGTGATGCATGGCAAACCTTTATCAAGTAGGTTCTAAAACTGTTCAAAAATAATAAGGTCTATTTACTTTCtaagaaatcacataaaaacCTAATGTTGCCGTCATAGTTTCTACTATAGAGACACCCTGTAACCAAAATTTCCATTGCAAAGGACACATTGAATCAAATGGACAAAACATTTCGTCATATTTGACTAAATCATTGAGTTTAGGCATGCGGTTTTCTATACAAAAAGTATAGTGTATAAcgtcataatatacagggtgttccacttAAAGAACCCTGTATAGAAATTATTTGAAGAGACCATACTAATCGatgtatccaaaaaaaataaaaggaagaACAAAgtacctgaattttaaatgaatttcttGTCATTCTTCATATCATTTATATCATCTGTCATATCATGTCATTCAAGTCAATTTTTCGCTATAGTAGctttttggtaaataaaattaatatttgtattaactTAGGCACACACACAAATCTTACGATCCATTGTGCCCCTGAAtcaaatttgttaaattatagTTATGCAATGTTGGTTTGCTAGAAGGTGAGTCAATTTGATCAAGACTTGATCTGGTTCTCATCGATCGACGTTCCACTTACCAGAAGTCAAAGACACTTGACTGGTGTCCGAACCCTTCCTCGAGTGTCCGCTGGCACCGCTCAAAGACCCCAGGGACTTCGAGTCCGCCTCGATGAGGCGGTTTGCCGCCTCCAGCTTGGCCAAGAGCTCCAGCTCGTGGGCGGGCACCGTGTTATTGTTGTCACTGCAAAGGGCGGCGGCCTGTTTGGGGGGCGGCGAGGGCGGCAACGAGTCGCTGATGCTCTCAGGCCTCATGGCTTCGGGCGGCATGGCCGCTTGGGGGCGGCCATCTGGGGCTCCCGCCTCTGATGATGGGGTGTTGCTACAACAAACGATCAACATCAGGGATCATTCGGGCAACATCTTTCAACTCACTTGATGTCGTGGATATCGGTGGATAACCACTCGTGCATGACCGAAACGCAATTTACGACTGATAATATATTTCGACAATTAGTTACCACCTGTGTGTTAATTGATGTAGTTATTGCTCGCCTTGCAAAGTACAGGGGGGATTTCTAATCTTAAACCGCGGTTGAACCTCAAAAAGACCTTCTGGGGCGTTTTTCTCAATTAAGGTAATCCCTCGTCCCGGCTCAACGTGTCCCGGGGACATTTTATCCCGGATTTTTGTGCGATTCCGTGTGTGCGTTCAATTAACGTTAATTGACGACCCCCGTTTATTAGGCGGCAAAAGCACGCGAGGGCCGCACCTGATAACGATCGCTTTCGCACCTCGAAAACCGCCCCCGAGGAGATCCCGAGGgaattagttaataaaaattgaaaactcccaactaaaagtttattttcttaaGGAAGTTTATGCTAGTTCCAACGTTTTATGAGGTTTTCGTGCCAAAAACCGGGATAATTTACGAGCGTGCCGATGTTAATATTTCGAACGGAAACACGTATGATTATCGAATGGTACATTTGAGGAGAAATGTTTCATATACAACCGTAAGGATCGcatttctttcatttttaattaaaatgtaaagcGGTCAAGAGTCCAGGATGTacaataagtaataaataattctcTTATTTGTACATGAGGCCCTGTACTAAAACTCCAATAGTTCCACTTTTAGCATGCATTTCTTCCATTGAAGTAAAAGAGGTCTTCAAGGAATCCCAAGAAACAAACATCACCTGAAAATGTACAATAGGTGACTGTACCCTTAATAGAACATGAGCTCCTTTACTAAACACTCCAATAAGTCAACTTTTGGAATGGATTTCTTCAATGGTAGTAACAGAGGGCTTCAAAGGATCCTAAGAAAAAAGAATCACCTGGAAATGTACGATAAGTGAATGTTCCCTCTATAGTACATGAGGCCCTGTACtataacattaataatttaacatttgTTATGCATTTCTTCCATGGAAATAACAGGGGCCTTCAAGGGATCCCAAGAAACAAAAATCACCTGAAAATGTTCAATAAGTAAATGTACACTGATTAGTACATGAGCCCCTGTACTAAAACTCCAATAATTCCACTTCTGGGAAAGATTTCTTCAATGGTAGAGAAAGAGGCCTCCAAAGGATCCCAGAAATCCAATAATCACTTGAAGAAGTGCATGGGCAATTCCCTTATTAGTACATGAGCTCCTGtaccaaaaactcattttcTGCAATAAGGATCTTAATGATTCTTTTAACCGCAACAAAAGAACTCCACAAAAAAGCATccttcctaaaaaaattattacatgtCCCTTTCTAACCCATccataatagagtgagaatAGCAAGAAGATACTATTGCCTAACTCCCAAAGGTTTTTCAATTTCCAAGGTCCCCAAAGTCATTTCCAGAGcaaaaccaagacacaaatcGGGAATCTATCAGTCATTTTTGCTCTCCCCCGGATAAGATAATAACGGAACCGTGTTTCCCTATGGGATAAAAACGGGAAAACGGGGGGATGGATTACGTGAGAAAACTAGACGCTTATCCAGGATATTTTGATTGATGCCTCTAAGGTTTTAAGTGAAATGtattaaagttttatatgataaagGAGGATCGTGCATTAGGAGAACAACTGTTCCAGGTTTCTCCCTGGAGCGAGGAATACGCTAAGGGATAAAAATAATCTTCGGAAAAGCTTGCTACGATTCGGGAGcggtttttattttgaatacaacgttttcttaataataaggGTCCCGGGCGATACAATGAACCAGTTTCCAGTATCCTTGTTTCAATAGTTCACCCCTCCGCAAAACCTTTTTACGGCTCTATTCACTCTTCCTCGATATGCCCTAATTTTAAGGGTCATTTTCCGCATTTTGCGGCTCCCTCGGGAATCAATTCAATTCAGAGacaaaaatttcaattcaagtattttacatttaaaatcgGGATGGCGGCATAATTAAGCCTTATTTGTTCATATAGACAAGGGcggttaaattaaaatttatctctctctctcttctGGCACGAGTGCAATACAAATTTGCATAGTTTCCTGGCAAATAGCTGGTGATAAATTGTCCCACGGGATCTCCTTGTTTACATTTGTTTTAAGGCTAAACACCGGTTTTGTTTGTTGCTTAAAAACGGGACCGTAAGGGCGCAATTTAAAGGGAGATGTCTTAATAAGTATACGAGTTAGAGGGAGACAGTAATAAGCGAAATAGTCCTGGAAGATAATTCTAAGAACTACTTTTGGAATTACCGGCGTAACTgtaatagtttttgttttaaagacatttttgttCGACCAAGTCCCATTAAGAAGTTTCATTCTTAAACCTAAGAACTCACTTCAAAATGAGattacttaaaaactatatGGGATAAAGAGAGATAGTAAATGACAGAATAATACCGGGGGAGTGTTTAATAAGTATTGTGAGAATCACCAAAGTATCTTTAAAACTTTTCATTAGAAAGTAATTTGTGTTGCACCAACTCCGGTTAAGGCATTTTACTTTTCAAACTGAGGGCTCACTTCAAAGTGAGTTTTCTCAGGAACTACATCAGATAAAGAGAGAAACTAAATGGCTGGACAATGCTAAAAAACCACTGAAATCACTACTTTTCGAATCATTAAGGCACCTCCAATATGCATAGCTTGAGATCAAAATTTGTCGGACTCACTCTGGTTAAGGTGATTGAAATTTGAACCTAAGGCCTCACTTCAAAGTGAGTTTTCTTAGGAACTACATGAAATAAAGAGAGAAACTGAAAGGAAAAATAATGCTGGAAAAGCACTGCAATTACCACTTTTAGAATCATTAAGGTACCTTTAACACTTTTAGCTGGAGACCAATTTTTGTTGGACCAACTTCGGTTAAGGCGTTTGGTGTTTGAATCTGAGCGGCCACTTCAAAGTGAGTTTTCTCAGGAACTACATGAGATAAAAAGAGAAACTAAACGGCAAAATAATGCTGAAAGAGAAGTCTCTTCACTACTTTAATAGCACCGGTGTATCTCTCAAAGTTTTTGTGCTAGAGCACTTTATTTCGACCCACTTAAGATTACCCTTTGGCCGAGCCTATCGATAACCtcgtttatttcaaataaaagggCTCGCACCTTATTTAAGCCCCTTCAAACCATAAAAAGTGGATTTTACGAGCCCTAAGGGCCTTTACTCACCGTTTCCTGTCCCTCCTGCTGTACCAGTATCGCGTCGAGACGATTTTCTGCAAGACCATCGTTACATTTTTATCCCGCTTCTGATTTGACTGACGGCGGGTGGTcggaaaattcaattttttaccgCATTTTTCGGTTTGGTTATCGTGGAGGGTGGGACTGGGGGGGAACAAAGGGGGAAGGAGATCTAATTTGACCGCACGTTTACGTGAAAAACGACCATTTTCCCGTCGAATTCGGGGCAATTTGCGGAATCCGGGAATTTATCGACCCCGGAGGGCGGCATGGTGTCCAGATTAATCAAATATTCCATCTCGCTTTCCTGTATACAAGATCGCAAATTTAATAATACAGAACCACTTTGACCCTATCTGCGAAGCACATAAGAAATTTACGGTAACGGGCACACGAGCGTCTTTGAATAGTTAAAAAGGAGAAGAGAGGTTTCATTATTAAATGGCCGATAAAACAATAGCGAACGCTTCTCGTGTTTCCCGTCGAGGCCTTTAAACGATGTTTATAACTGTTTCATGGTAACTTATTAAAGCTTCTTTGTTCTCGTGTGAGTTTTCTCCGACCCATTCAACTTACTCAATTTGTTACCACTCCCAATGGTGAAACCTCTGAGGTGAATGCTACTACTACTAGAATGACTGGGGCTGACCAGACCCACGGATTTTCAGCAAAACATCGTAAGAAGAGGCATTGGccgattttaatgaaagttaGGTCTAAAGATTCCCTAGTTATCCAGgattatcttaaaaatataacacTTCCAAAACGTTAAGGTAGTTGCTAAGTATCCGTCAAAAACTTGACCGAAACCCCAGATTTTTACGACGACTTCATATGGCGAGTCATAATAAGAAGACACATTGGCCGATTTTAGCGAAAGCTAGGTCTAAAGATGCTCCAGTTATCCAGGgttatctttaaaatataacaCTTCCAAAAGGTTAAGATAGTTGCTAAGTATCCGTCAAAAATTTGACCGAAAACCCAGATTTTCGCCAAGACATCATATGCCAAGTGATAATAAGAAGACGCATTGGCCGATTTTAACGAAAGTTAGGTCTAAAGATGCTCCAGTTATCCAGGgttatctttaaaatataacaCTTCCAAAAGGTTAAGATAGTTGCTAAGTATCCGTCAAAAATTTGACCGAAACCCCAGATTTTCGCCAAGACGTCATATGCCAAGTGATAATAAGAAGACGCATTGGCCGATTTTAACGAAAGTTAGGTCTAAAGATGCTCCAGTTATCCAGGATtatccaaaaaatataatactttcAAAACGTTAAGATAGCTGCTTTTCACCAAGACATCATATACTGAGTCATAATAAGAAGACGCATTGACCGATTTTAACGAAAGTTAGGTCTAAAGATTCCCCAGTTATCCAggattatctttaaaatataacaCTTCCAAAACGTTAAGATAGCTGCTAAGTATCCGTCAAAAACTTGACCGAAACCCCAGATTTTTACGACGACTTCCTATATCGAGTCATAATAAGAAGACGCattaaccgattttaatgaaagttaGGTCTAAAGATGCCCCAGTTATCCAggattatctttaaaatataacaCTTCCAAAACGTTAAGATAGCTGCTAAGTATCCGTCAAAAACTTGACCGAAACGCCAGATTTTTACGACGACTTCATACGGCGAGTCATAATAAGAAGACGCATTGGccgattttaatgaaagttaGGTCTAAAGATGCCCCAGTTATCCaggattattataaaaatataatacttttaaGATATCAAGACAGCTGCTAAGTATCCGTCAAAAACTTAACCGAAACTCCACATTTTCACCAATGCTTAAGTGAGAGAGATTTGGAAACTAACACACCCAAAGACACCAAAATCCTTGACTATTCTACAGAGTAAAGACTCCTTTTTCTACTGAATCTCATGGAAGCAACATGCCATTTAATTGGCACCAAGAAAACATTATATTAAGGTCATTTTGCAGAATTTCAGTATCTAGAGAAGAGCAGTCTCGCCTATAGAGTTTCAAATCGTCAGCAAATTAGAAACATTTTGATTTCAGTATAACAAGATCAATTATCAATAAAGTAAACGGGAGAGGACCGAGATTAGATCTTTGTGGAACTCCTGAAGAAGCCTTAAAACGTATTGAGACAATAACCACCAAATTTAACTTGCTGCTTATAATTGCTTAAATATGAATTAATCCAGGTGCCAGTAATGACAAGCTTTGACAATTGACAAATCGAAATGGAATGGTTAAACTGgtcaaaagctttactaaaatcAGTATAAATGGCATATACCTCATGGCCTTCATGGAATacactaaaaataaatgtcGACTCAACGACCACTGACAAATCCATGTTATTGATTAACTAAAATCTCTTGAAAAATCTTCTTGTAAATAACCTGAAGCCACCAGGTTCCATGTGAAGCCGAGAACATGCCAAACACACTTGGGTTTTCCAGTACTACGTAGTTTTcttattccaagcaattgagCCTTCAATAAAACCAAAGACGTCTTAGCAGTAAAGTTTATTATCGACCCCTCACTATTTAGTGGACAACCTGGTGCGGTTCTTATGATGGAAATTTTCCCCGTAATTTTTAACCTTGAATTTCTTCTTGGTTTTGTCTTGTTGCACCCAAAAGGTCATCTGGTTCCTCTTACAGTAATCGATCGCGGCCTGTTTGGTGGCGAATCGCATTTGGACATTGGAAACGGCGTCCCCGGAGGAGCACCAGCCCATGTTCGGGTTCTCCCATCGTTCTTTCGTATCGAAATCGAGCAGCCAATGGCCGAGATGCCGAGTACCTAAAGGAGATGTGGGCAAATCAAAAAGTGCCGCTGCCTTCTTCAACTCGAAGGAGGACTTACCGCTTTGCATAGGGTTCTTGGGGGGCTGGTGGATCCTGGCCAGTCGACCGCAAGTGATCTCCACCGGTACCCCGGAGATCAGCGAGTAATCAACCGAACCCCTCACCACGATCTTACACTTGCGCAGCTGACCCTCTCTGACCCTCGCCTCCTCACCGATCAGCTGAAGGATCCGGGGTTCCGGACGGTCCGGATCGTCACCCCGATCTGAATACTTTGGAAAAATGGGGCATAGCAAGGGCGACTGGAGTTTCGGCACCAGGATCCGGACCAACGGGTCTTTTATCAAGGAAAACAGGGCCATGACATCATGTTAATACAGGGATGACGTGTGACAGGCGAGGTTACCAAGACCATGGGGGTGTGTTAGGGACTTACCTGGATTGAATTTTCCGACCTACGATGGGATCGCGTGTTTTATCGAGTCGTGGAGCTTGACCGCGCGCCGCACGACGGGACTCGCGGAATGACTCTGGACGCGCTGAAAAATCGGGATTCGGATGCTGTTCCAGGTCGAGGGGAGTCGGGCGAGTTCGCCGATCGATACGTGTCCGGGGGTAAATTGAGGGAAATCGGTTTGAGCGGATGCACGTCAAGTGTCACGGGGGTGACGattaaaaatgatgttttttccTCATTTTAAGATAATTACAGGCACCCATTGAAGGTTTTTCAGGGTTTTTTTGAAAGGGAAACCTATATTGGACTATCTGAAATATATGGAAGCCAGCTTCAATCACCTGGAAGTAACAACTGAAAactgacttcaactgcctggaagtaaatgGAAACTGATCTCAGCTCTCTGGAAGAAACCTCCACTGTCTGAAAGTAAATGAAAGCTAACCTAAACTGCCGGGCCTGGATGAAATGGAAACTGATCTTCACTATGTCTTTCCTATGGGAGatggaaatttttttatgacagtTTTTTGCTCTATTTTTCATGCagtatatatgaaaaaaaaaattttcgatttttaccattttttagaTTTGCCAAAATTTCgctccaaaaatttaccaaaagtGGAAAATCTTGAATAACTCGCTTAATGttcgtttttcgaaaaaattggtAAGGATCTTTTTGATTATGCCTCTAAAGTGGAATAcgttgcaaaaataaaaaatctaaaattctccATAGAACTCGAGAAAAGTCGTGATTATTGTTTTAAGGTTTTCcgccattttctcaaaaactatcatAGATAGGAGCGATTTTCTTGCACCCATGCATCCGCTGTAATATTCCACacaacttttatttgaaacaaaacatTATCAAACCTTTAGATTTcccgtaaaaaaataaaatctatttttttgacaattttcctGGGTATACCCCTGTGGATTTTTAacgacaaaattttttttttaattttgtatattaagtaaagataacttaaaattcgattgaaaattgatattttatccAGACAAGGCAAAGAAAAACCTTATTTTTCCAGACTTtctccagttttcattgattggtaatttttatttaaaaataatccttTAATCTAATATTGCGGCTTTCCTATGGGGAATGGAAATTTTTCTCATTAGAATTTTTTGCTCTATTTTTCATGCACTAtatgacaaaaaaaagtttttttgatttggGCCACTTTTggattttcgaaatttttgctcaaaaaatttaccaaaagtGGAAAATCTTGGATAACTCGCTTAATGttcgtttttcgaaaaaattggtAAGAATCTTTTTGATTGGGCCTCTACAGTGGAACACGtcgcaaaaataaaaattttaaaattctccaCAGAACTCGAGAAAAGTCGTGATTATTGTTTTAAGGTTTTCCgccattttctcgaaaactatcaTAGATAGGAGCGATTTTCTTGCACCCATGCATCCGCTGTAATATTCCACacaacttttatttgaaacaaaaaattatcagaCCTTTAGATTTcccgtaaaaaaataaaatctatttttttgaaaattttcatggGTATATCCCTGTGGATTATTaacgaaaaatttttttttcaaattttgtatattaagtAAGGACAACTTAAAATTCGATTGAGAATTGATATTTTATCCAGACAAGGCAAACGAAACCTTATTTTTCCAGACCTTTTCCAGTTTGCTTTTCATTGATTGGGCTCGAATTACTTCTAGGCCTCGAAACTGACAGAAAACAGCCAAGAAAAGTgggaaaaaaaaaggaaatttgataaaataattgatGGCAAACAAGGGCCACTTTTTCTAGGCCGTGCCACCTGATATTTCCACAAAAGCCTTCGGGAGACATTAAAATCAGTTCCCTAAACCAATTAGCAGTCAATTTAACTTCAAGCCAGGTTCAACCTGGTCCAGAAGGTAAATTTTCCCATTATCCAGGCCATATTCGTTAACCGCCCTAACCGAGTTAATCCCCCCTAATTCACTTGCCCTAATAAGTCCGCTTCTCATTACAGGCCCGAGATGGTTTCCAGGATAGAAAACCACATTTTCCAGaagtctatttttattttctggaCACTCCGGGCTAAAATTAGCTCCCTAATGTACCGATAAACGGTCGGCGAGATAAACAGCGAAAGATTTAAGGCCCCCCTCGGTTAATTTATTGAGACTTTTTTTGTCGAGAGATGCTTGAGAAGTCGAGAGGGATAGATAAGGATGCACTTAGGggttaaaaaacttataaattgcACTTAGTGCGACCCTGATTTTAGTGTCACTTTTCGATGTACCAAATTGCAGCTGACCTTTAACGCCTCGCAAGGGTCGCACTCGGAGAATTTTTCTTGAGACGTTTTGGGTCTTTAATGCATCATCAGGGGGGTGTGACGTTCgtgttgtttaattaaaaacaataaaggacGCGCCCGTGGTTTTTTGTTTAACCTACATTCCGCATATATACAACGAACGCGaataattaatgttaatatGATTATTAAAGCACATTTTGCACGACACACGGCTGAATTATTGCTCAATTGGACGCATAAAAAACCGAATATTGAACATCAGAGTG encodes:
- the LOC126747505 gene encoding NADH dehydrogenase [ubiquinone] iron-sulfur protein 4, mitochondrial-like; the encoded protein is MALFSLIKDPLVRILVPKLQSPLLCPIFPKYSDRGDDPDRPEPRILQLIGEEARVREGQLRKCKIVVRGSVDYSLISGVPVEITCGRLARIHQPPKNPMQSGTRHLGHWLLDFDTKERWENPNMGWCSSGDAVSNVQMRFATKQAAIDYCKRNQMTFWVQQDKTKKKFKVKNYGENFHHKNRTRLSTK